From the Microtus ochrogaster isolate Prairie Vole_2 unplaced genomic scaffold, MicOch1.0 UNK16, whole genome shotgun sequence genome, one window contains:
- the LOC101982839 gene encoding olfactory receptor 2AE1-like, whose amino-acid sequence SGKKSISFVGCATQHFMYLSLGGAECVLLALMSYDRYVAICHPLHYTVLMSRKVGVMMAVISWLSGSANSLIHTSVLMNLLFCGSRIIHHFYCEFPAVLKLVCGNITVYENTAYISTVILLLLPIIFVSTSYGFILHSVMHMRSVGSKRNAFATCSSHLTVVSLFFGACMFSYMRPRSQRTPFQDKVGSVFYSIITPTLNPLIYTLRNKDVARALKKVLRRDLFT is encoded by the coding sequence TCTGGCAAGAAGTCCATCTCGTTTGTGGGCTGTGCCACCCAGCACTTCATGTACCTGTCTCTTGGTGGTGCAGAGTGTGTCCTCCTGGCTCTCATGTCTTATGACCGTTATGTTGCCATCTGTCACCCCTTACATTACACTGTGCTCATGAGCAGAAAAGTTGGGGTGATGATGGCTGTCATATCATGGTTGAGTGGATCTGCCAACTCCCTAATCCACACATCTGTCTTGATGAACTTACTGTTTTGTGGTTCGAGAATCATTCACCACTTCTACTGTGAATTTCCAGCTGTTTTGAAGTTGGTATGTGGAAATATCACTGTGTATGAGAACACAGCCTATATCAGCACCGttattcttcttctcctccccatcATTTTTGTCTCTACATCCTATGGATTCATTCTCCATAGCGTCATGCATATGCGCTCAGTAGGGAGTAAGAGAAATGCCTTTGCCACATGCAGCTCTCATCTTACTGTGGTTTCCCTTTTTTTTGGTGCGTGCATGTTCTCCTATATGAGACCCCGATCCCAGCGCACTCCATTCCAAGACAAAGTTGGTTCTGTTTTCTATAGCATCATTACTCCCACTCTGAATCCCCTGATTTATACTCTCAGGAATAAGGATGTTGCTAGGGCTCTGAAAAAAGTGTTGAGGAGAGATCTTTTCACCTAG